The following proteins come from a genomic window of Athalia rosae chromosome 1, iyAthRosa1.1, whole genome shotgun sequence:
- the LOC105693366 gene encoding mucin-5AC isoform X1: MNFHNPPVHRLWVLVCCSNLKGNFTFFPILLLSPAIGKILVQLLETIKPHSSARSAIQNSTRRLLLLLSVLVASTLAKSTVSETEKLLSDQENPREHGDRFIPNDSAYFEGGPFSPEWEKSADASSILENVKKPIRDDAKDSNTETKSDTSGAAESSVIAADKTQAGVLLQQNENTTGDLTTTVRIAPDHPIGTEPLPTIALTTNSSDDEGMLEKSQETNKKTENIQLPSDEAVGIANRETLIASENLGVNSEEQTTVAHQEFQFTEEHENFEEHTHSPFAEALTTPSSKSKSDSRNVDAISLVNDTNVNFSGDRKNWSDIPIDSGGGNGLGSEPKREVEIFKNVTHPSILRISEESSDTMADSTTPYSLVSKAKARTISLSGDNDLDAKRPKNLNVTGAVDQTTSDTVLKIFPKKSVSTEKPTELKPYPYLKSENKLADQETVTEIPSGTEESAEEIAAYENTIGRKKSDEKIIVTEPSVLVENSIQQFKPVHYKRSGNSSRMNSTFDASAFPTTWSLTTKDELKNTTEVVEDFPIGIPNNENGSQVNNDLPPDNTNKSITTERSPSVLTEVTENNIETVVRKINTTNNLTASTPISKMLTENSEIPDEGTSTTDQIWVSNSTEKIVTVSNDSSTGNEIQKGYGDSNVPNATEGSTESFSTSTETYSSELSKGSEKSNLEIESSTLLPITISTIAEPAQESSSETPSSQLTVFETGEENDANITGLETISQSHESTRSIAESSTSRTTTVEYEFIGLTEAEANTTDSQSNLSSTEKSNTFSDIPTDIPSTTKSDETTDVEATMNPTEQNETTFTVSKTTEARESEEPISSSTPDSDTTETAVGNADTTTDEYSSNTTNETPVSENGFTAGPTEVYNFTTISSRGNGGTTSDPKEKTTTELMTVITESVDETPTPTTFNIEVTVSSGASDTPTTVTPTPTLQIRITTESSEFPISTDDVTLFVRIVFEGSWTEVCPFLNDLKLTLANFLTEAGERTVLPRNIILSQTQCTAPPVTTNALTQVRLYIVDDNGNFDYAMTETLPSLYNRSPFSFPLTIHSVEKLTLETEPSNNAIAVVAVSSVAFICLVLLAGLLFIMRKRQTRFNYGERCRPVSLDAYSLDSVSAYNSVRRKGLARASKRSYGNPAFEDSSVTPSHPLNFAGLSTFCNDSNAITEEFAGIPQVSARIDELPAGAEVKNRYANVVPLPETRVLLQKIDNEPSTEYINASYVRGPKNATKYYIACQAPIESTVSDFWRMIWEQQSKVIIMLTDIIENGVEKCVDYIPPSEVTDCHRLYGDYQVTLKKREAKEKYAISTLHLKNLENNTYREVSHIWYLWPTNGVPSDATGLIAILLEARALQRGAPGPVVVHCSPGTGRTGTLIALDLGIRQYEITRTVDVPRVVYTIRRDRAGAVQTKEQYAFIYKALNLYAAKLAGAALESM, from the exons GACTCTTATTGTTGCTCTCGGTACTCGTGGCCTCTACATTGGCCAAAAGTACCGTCAGTGAAACGGAAAAACTCTTGTCAGATCAAGAGAACCCCCGAGAACACGGAGATCGCTTTATCCCCAATGACAGCGCGTACTTTGAGGGAGGGCCGTTTTCGCCGGAGTGGGAGAAATCGGCGGATGCATCTTCGATCCTAGAAAATGTAAAGAAGCCTATACGAGACGATGCCAAAGATTCAAACACCGAAACAAAATCAGACACCTCCGGTGCAGCGGAGTCGTCGGTTATTGCCGCCGATAAAACTCAGGCCGGCGTTTTGCTGCAACAAAACGAGAATACCACCGGTGACTTAACGACCACCGTAAGGATAGCACCCGATCACCCAATTGGAACCGAACCGTTACCCACTATAGCACTGACAACAAACAGTAGTGACGATGAAGGAATGTTAGAAAAATCTCAAGAAACGAacaagaaaactgaaaatattcaattaccgTCCGACGAAGCTGTTGGTATTGCGAACAGGGAAACTCTGATTGCGAGCGAGAATTTAGGCGTTAATTCGGAAGAACAGACTACGGTCGCTCATCAGGAGTTCCAGTTCACCGAAGAACACGAAAACTTCGAAGAACATACTCATTCACCGTTTGCCGAAGCTCTCACGACACCTTCTTCGAAATCAAAATCAGACAGCCGCAATGTCGACGCGATATCGTTGGTCAACGACACGAACGTCAATTTTTCTGGAGATCGGAAGAATTGGTCCGACATCCCGATCGACAGCGGTGGCGGGAACGGATTAGGATCCGAACCGAAGCGAGAGGTGGAGATCTTCAAAAATGTAACTCATCCTTCAATCTTGAGGATCAGTGAAGAGAGCAGCGATACTATGGCAGACAGCACCACGCCGTACTCCCTGGTATCTAAAGCAAAAGCTCGAACTATATCGCTCTCAGGTGACAACGATTTAGACGCGAAGCGGCCCAAAAATTTAAATGTCACCGGTGCCGTAGATCAAACAACGTCTGATacggtgttgaaaatattcccaaAAAAATCCGTATCTACGGAAAAACCGACCGAACTCAAACCGTACCCTTATCTTAAATCAGAAAACAAACTTGCGGATCAAGAAACCGTCACGGAGATACCAAGTGGAACTGAGGAGTCTGCGGAAGAAATAGCCGCGTACGAGAATACGATCGGTAGAAAGAAGtcggacgaaaaaataatcgtgacGGAACCTTCGGTACTTGTCGAAAATAGTATTCAACAGTTTAAGCCCGTCCATTACAAGAGATCAGGGAATTCGTCTAGAATGAATTCGACATTTGACGCGAGTGCGTTTCCAACCACTTGGTCTTTGACAACAAAGgacgagttgaaaaacacaacAGAAGTCGTAGAAGACTTCCCGATTGGAATACCAAACAACGAAAACGGCAGCCAGGTAAACAACGACCTTCCTCCAGACAATACGAACAAATCTATCACCACTGAAAGATCTCCATCTGTACTGACCGAGGTTACAGAAAACAACATCGAAACTGTGGTCAGAAAAATCAATACCACCAACAACCTGACGGCTTCGACTCCGATATCGAAAATGCTgacggaaaattccgaaattccCGATGAAGGAACTTCGACTACCGATCAAATTTGGGTTTCCAATTCCACGGAGAAAATTGTAACAGTTTCAAACGACTCATCGACTGGTAACGAAATCCAAAAGGGATACGGGGATTCCAATGTACCCAACGCTACCGAAGGATCGACGGAAAGTTTTTCAACGTCGACCGAAACTTATTCCAGTGAATTATCGAAAGGTagtgaaaaatcgaacttGGAAATAGAGAGCAGTACGCTTCTGCCGATAACAATCTCCACAATTGCAGAACCCGCTCAAGAGTCATCAAGTGAAACACCCTCATCTCAATTAACCGTATTCGAAACCGGCGAAGAAAATGACGCCAATATTACTGGGCTAGAGACGATCTCCCAGAGTCACGAGAGTACAAGAAGCATCGCAGAGTCATCGACCAGCCGAACGACTACCGTAGAATACGAATTCATCGGACTCACGGAAGCTGAAGCGAACACTACCGACTCTCAGAGCAACCTGTCGAGCACTGAAAAGTCAAACACCTTCAGCGATATTCCCACCGATATTCCCAGCACTACGAAATCGGATGAAACGACCGACGTAGAAGCAACTATGAATCCCACAGAGCAAAACGAGACCACGTTCACAGTCTCGAAGACGACGGAAGCCAGGGAATCTGAAGAGCCGATCTCTTCGTCAACGCCCGATTCGGATACCACCGAAACAGCCGTCGGCAACGCGGACACAACGACAGACGAATACTCGTCGAATACAACGAATGAGACTCCAGTTTCTGAAAATGGGTTTACCGCGGGACCAACGGAAGTTTACAATTTCACTACGATCTCGTCAAGAGGTAACGGCGGAACGACGAGtgatccgaaagaaaaaactacaaCGGAATTGATGACGGTGATCACAGAAAGTGTCGATGAAACACCGACACCGACAACATTTAACATTGAAGTAACAGTTTCATCGGGAGCCAGTGATACTCCGACCACCGTCACTCCGACTCCGACGTTGCAGATCAGAATCACTACGGAATCATCAGAATTTCCTATTTCCACCGATGACGTCACACTTTTCGTTAGAATAGTTTTTGAAGGTAGTTGGACCGAGGTATGCCCTTTTCTGAATGACCTCAAACTGACATTGGCGAACTTTTTGACGGAGGCCGGAGAAAG gaCTGTCCTTCccagaaatattattttgtcTCAAACGCAGTGCACAGCTCCACCAGTCACCACTAACGCTTTGACGCAAGTCCGTCTTTATATCGTTGATGACAACGGCAATTTCGATTATGCAATGACGGAGACGTTGCCCAGCTTGTACAACCGATCGCCGTTCAGCTTTCCACTGACG ATACACAgcgtagaaaaattgacgcTGGAAACTGAGCCGAGCAACAACGCCATAGCGGTCGTTGCAGTTTCATCTGTTGCTTTTATCTGCCTTGTCTTGCTGGCTGGATTACTG TTTATAATGAGAAAACGACAGACACGGTTCAATTACGGAGAGAGATGTCGACCGGTATCCTTGGACGCTTACAGCCTCGATAGTGTTTCGGCCTATAACAGTGTAAGAAGGAAAGGACTCGCTAGGGCTTCGAAACGCAGCTATGGAAATCCGGCGTTCGAAGACTCG agcgTTACTCCGTCTCATCCGTTGAACTTTGCCGGCCTATCGACGTTCTGCAATGACTCGAACGCTATCACAGAGGAATTTGCAGGAATACCGCAGGTCTCTGCGAGAATCGACGAATTGCCTGCCGGTGCTGAAGTGAAAAATAGATACGCTAACGTAGTCCCACTCCCAGAAACTAGAGTGTTACTTCAAAAGATTGACAACGAACCATCCACTGAGTACATAAACGCTAGCTACGTTCGG GGACCCAAAAACGCTACGAAATATTACATAGCTTGTCAGGCACCAATCGAATCAACGGTATCTGACTTCTGGAGGATGATTTGGGAGCAACAAAGCAAAGTGATAATAATGCTTACTGACATAATCGAGAacggagtcgaaaaatgtgtaGACTACATACCACCCTCCGAAGTGACGGATTGCCACCGCCTGTACGGTGACTATCAAGTTACTCTAAAGAAGCGCGAAGCCAAGGAGAAATACGCGATATCCACCCTTCACTTGAAG AATCTCGAGAACAACACATATCGCGAGGTATCGCATATATGGTACCTGTGGCCTACGAACGGCGTCCCATCGGATGCAACGGGTCTCATAGCGATCCTTCTCGAGGCGAGAGCTTTGCAACGAGGCGCACCGGGCCCCGTGGTGGTACACTGTAGTCCCGGTACTGGTAGAACTGGTACCCTCATTGCATTGGACCTTGGAATCAGGCAATACGAGATAACGAGAACAGTGGACGTCCCCCGGGTTGTTTATACCATCCGAAGGGATAGAGCCGGCGCTGTGCAGACGAAGGAACAATACGCTTTTATTTACAAG gCCCTCAACTTGTACGCGGCCAAGCTCGCAGGCGCCGCATTAGAATCGATGTGA